In Bacillota bacterium, the following are encoded in one genomic region:
- a CDS encoding ABC transporter ATP-binding protein: MLGSTWDTELRFESVSKSFGERRVLREVSASIRTGQILAVAGPNGSGKSTLLRIAAGLLHPSSGRVRLIRGGTDASSSARRALIGMVSPDLTLYDELSALENLRFFARVRQIDDSTQRLLALLDLVGLAGRHHDLTGSYSSGMKQRLRYAFALLHNPPVLLLDEPTANLDEAGAALVRRLIDERKQPSCVVLASNEPEEVALGDVVVRLGS; the protein is encoded by the coding sequence TTGCTCGGCAGCACTTGGGATACGGAACTCAGGTTCGAATCTGTGTCAAAGTCTTTCGGAGAACGGAGGGTTCTCCGAGAGGTTTCGGCTTCGATACGGACAGGCCAGATCCTTGCAGTTGCAGGCCCGAACGGCTCAGGCAAATCCACGCTCCTCAGGATAGCCGCTGGGCTCTTGCATCCATCTTCCGGCCGAGTGCGGCTCATCCGGGGCGGGACCGACGCCTCATCATCGGCTCGGCGTGCTCTAATCGGGATGGTGTCCCCTGATCTCACTTTGTATGACGAACTCTCCGCTCTTGAGAACTTGAGATTCTTCGCCCGGGTCAGGCAGATCGACGATTCCACTCAGCGCCTCTTGGCTCTATTGGACTTGGTCGGACTGGCCGGAAGACATCACGACCTTACCGGGTCCTACTCATCCGGGATGAAGCAGCGGTTGCGGTACGCGTTTGCCCTTCTGCACAATCCGCCTGTGCTATTACTGGACGAGCCCACGGCGAACCTAGATGAGGCCGGGGCGGCGCTGGTCCGAAGGCTCATCGATGAGAGAAAGCAGCCTTCCTGTGTCGTGCTGGCATCGAACGAACCGGAGGAGGTGGCCCTGGGCGATGTCGTGGTACGGCTTGGTTCGTGA
- the argS gene encoding arginine--tRNA ligase gives MTQNIMDKLRQHISTSIENAVNNLKQAGHIPPDVPVEPTLEVPKDPKFGEFATTIALSLARAAKRAPRDLANLIVREIMASPEKGYIESAEVAGPGFVNFRLNPAWLHETVRLVRSMGPRYGSSDHGRGEKVLVEFVSANPVGPLNVVNARAAAVGDTLVRLFRAAGYDAASEFYINDAGNQVDILGESVYARYMELTGKDYPFPENGYRGEYVRDVAQAALEAHGPEIDKMGPDQAREFFREFALTRILAWQRKSLEAYGVVFDRWFSERELRRAGAVEALIASMTESGHTYESEGALWFRSTAFGDDKDRVLVKSDGAYTYVAPDLAYHKDKLVRGFTKLIDILGPDHHGYEGRMQAGISSFGYPKGTLEVLILQLVTLMREGQPVKMSKRAGEFITMDDLLEEVPKDAARYFFIMRNTSSHLEFDLDLARAQTMDNPVWYIQYAHARSCSIFRQAEVAGVPPETWADPDLSPLTHQTEIELIKKMAAYPDEILSAAAERAPSRLARYALDLAGLFHSWYTECRVIGPEEDLTRARLALVDAAKTVFANALTIMGISAPERM, from the coding sequence TTGACACAGAACATCATGGACAAGCTGAGACAACACATCTCCACTTCAATCGAGAACGCCGTGAACAATCTGAAGCAAGCGGGTCACATCCCTCCAGATGTGCCCGTCGAGCCCACACTCGAAGTCCCAAAGGATCCGAAGTTCGGCGAGTTCGCCACCACAATAGCCCTGTCTCTGGCGCGTGCCGCAAAGCGTGCTCCGAGGGACCTCGCGAACCTCATCGTCAGGGAGATAATGGCCTCGCCCGAGAAGGGCTATATAGAGTCCGCGGAAGTCGCAGGGCCCGGCTTTGTGAACTTCCGCCTCAACCCCGCCTGGCTGCATGAGACTGTGCGGCTGGTGAGGTCGATGGGGCCCCGTTACGGCAGCTCCGATCATGGCCGGGGCGAGAAGGTCCTTGTCGAGTTTGTGTCCGCGAACCCGGTAGGCCCTCTCAACGTTGTCAACGCGAGGGCGGCCGCGGTAGGGGATACTCTGGTCAGGCTGTTCCGGGCGGCGGGCTACGACGCGGCCAGCGAGTTCTACATCAATGACGCCGGGAACCAAGTAGACATCCTGGGAGAATCGGTGTATGCACGTTACATGGAGCTTACAGGCAAGGACTACCCATTTCCGGAGAACGGGTACAGGGGAGAGTACGTGCGGGATGTAGCCCAGGCTGCACTGGAGGCCCACGGCCCGGAGATCGATAAGATGGGCCCGGATCAGGCACGGGAGTTCTTCCGCGAATTCGCCTTGACCAGGATCCTGGCCTGGCAGCGGAAATCCCTAGAGGCATATGGGGTCGTCTTCGACCGGTGGTTTTCCGAGAGGGAATTGAGGCGGGCGGGGGCGGTCGAGGCCCTGATCGCCAGCATGACGGAATCCGGGCACACCTATGAGTCCGAGGGCGCCCTGTGGTTCAGGTCAACCGCCTTCGGGGACGACAAAGACCGGGTCCTCGTAAAGAGCGACGGTGCTTACACCTACGTCGCGCCCGACCTGGCCTACCACAAGGACAAGCTGGTCCGAGGGTTCACGAAACTCATCGACATCCTCGGCCCCGACCACCACGGCTACGAGGGTAGGATGCAGGCAGGAATATCCTCATTCGGGTACCCCAAAGGAACCCTAGAGGTGCTGATACTCCAGCTGGTCACGCTCATGCGTGAGGGACAGCCGGTCAAGATGTCCAAGCGTGCCGGGGAATTCATAACCATGGATGACTTGCTCGAGGAAGTCCCCAAAGATGCCGCGCGTTACTTCTTCATCATGAGGAACACTTCATCCCACCTGGAATTTGACCTGGACTTGGCCCGGGCGCAGACCATGGACAACCCGGTGTGGTACATCCAGTATGCCCACGCCCGTTCGTGCAGCATATTCCGGCAGGCGGAGGTCGCAGGGGTCCCCCCCGAGACCTGGGCTGACCCGGACCTCTCGCCCCTGACGCATCAGACCGAGATCGAGCTGATCAAGAAAATGGCGGCATATCCCGACGAGATTCTGTCCGCCGCTGCTGAACGCGCTCCGAGCAGGCTCGCAAGATACGCCCTGGACCTCGCGGGCCTGTTCCACAGCTGGTACACGGAATGCCGGGTGATCGGGCCTGAGGAAGACTTGACCCGGGCGAGGCTCGCGCTTGTGGATGCGGCGAAGACCGTGTTCGCGAATGCCCTGACAATAATGGGGATCAGTGCTCCGGAAAGGATGTAG